A window of the Glaciimonas sp. CA11.2 genome harbors these coding sequences:
- a CDS encoding glycosyltransferase family 2 protein encodes MKISVITAVYNGINTIEDTLRSVKSQDYTDIDHVVIDGASSDGTVELIGRHIDSISTFISEPDMGIYHALNKGIANAIGDVVGFLHSDDMFASSAALSRIADAFQDPAVGAVYGDLVYVKRHDASQVVRYWRSGKYSSARILRGWMPPHPTFYVRRDLYHSLGLFNTKFRIAADYESILRILERGRIRAEYIPEVLVRMRVGGVSNRSVRNMVLKTCEDYRAMRMNEIGGVTTLLLKNLTKLPQFFFK; translated from the coding sequence TTGAAAATATCAGTTATAACCGCTGTGTACAACGGAATAAATACCATAGAAGATACATTGCGCAGCGTTAAGTCGCAAGATTACACGGATATTGATCACGTTGTTATTGACGGTGCTTCATCGGACGGAACGGTTGAATTGATCGGTAGGCATATTGATTCCATATCAACATTTATTAGCGAACCGGATATGGGTATTTACCATGCCTTGAACAAAGGTATCGCAAACGCGATTGGAGATGTGGTAGGGTTTTTGCACTCCGACGACATGTTCGCCTCTTCTGCAGCCCTGTCACGTATCGCCGACGCGTTTCAAGATCCGGCAGTCGGCGCTGTATACGGAGATTTGGTTTACGTTAAGAGGCATGACGCATCCCAAGTAGTTCGTTACTGGCGTTCAGGGAAATACTCTTCGGCACGTATTCTAAGGGGGTGGATGCCCCCGCATCCAACTTTTTATGTGAGGCGCGATTTATACCATTCGCTTGGTCTTTTCAATACAAAATTTCGGATTGCTGCAGACTACGAAAGCATATTGCGTATATTGGAAAGAGGCCGTATCAGAGCAGAGTACATTCCTGAAGTTTTAGTGAGGATGCGGGTCGGTGGCGTAAGCAATAGATCAGTTCGTAACATGGTGTTAAAAACTTGTGAAGACTACAGGGCAATGCGCATGAACGAGATAGGTGGGGTAACGACTCTGTTACTTAAAAATCTTACTAAGTTACCGCAATTCTTTTTTAAGTAG
- a CDS encoding glycosyltransferase family 2 protein, whose product MQRTTTSLAAPCDLTIVILTLNEELHIERCIQSLQGVAIRIVVVDSYSTDRTCELAICAGAEVIHHKFLNHASQFNWALDNAEISSTWVMKLDADETLTPSLVKALRIAFATALPEHTGYTINLGRIFLGKFLRYGALYPIRLLRIWRAGFGRIENRWMDEHVIVDGAINHIDADFYDHNLNNITWWTQKHNQYATREAIEFLMNKDRIDVPGNTHAMNVDARVKRWIKRTIYARLPLGLRAFLYFLYRYFLRLGFLDGRQGLIFHFLQGFWYRFLVDVKIQELKFSMKKGGLTLAQVVREEYGFEID is encoded by the coding sequence ATGCAAAGAACCACCACCAGTCTGGCAGCGCCTTGTGATCTCACCATTGTTATATTGACATTGAATGAGGAATTGCATATTGAGCGTTGTATACAAAGTCTTCAGGGTGTCGCAATACGGATAGTTGTGGTTGACAGCTATTCGACGGATAGGACATGCGAGTTGGCTATTTGCGCTGGTGCCGAGGTAATACACCATAAATTCTTAAATCATGCGTCTCAATTTAATTGGGCATTGGATAATGCAGAAATTAGCTCAACGTGGGTGATGAAACTGGATGCCGATGAGACTCTGACTCCGTCGCTAGTAAAGGCTTTGCGTATAGCATTTGCAACTGCTTTGCCTGAGCATACCGGCTATACCATTAATTTAGGAAGAATATTTCTCGGAAAATTTTTGAGATATGGTGCGTTGTATCCCATCCGGTTGCTACGGATTTGGCGAGCGGGGTTTGGTAGAATTGAAAATCGCTGGATGGACGAGCACGTTATTGTAGATGGGGCGATTAATCATATTGACGCTGATTTTTATGACCATAATCTTAATAACATTACTTGGTGGACGCAAAAGCATAATCAATATGCTACCAGGGAGGCGATTGAATTTTTGATGAATAAAGATCGTATCGATGTTCCTGGGAATACCCATGCGATGAATGTTGATGCGCGGGTCAAGCGTTGGATTAAAAGAACCATCTACGCGAGGCTCCCCTTAGGTTTGCGTGCGTTTCTATATTTTCTATATCGCTATTTTTTAAGATTAGGATTTCTTGATGGTCGGCAGGGTTTAATTTTTCATTTTTTGCAGGGTTTCTGGTATCGATTCCTTGTCGATGTCAAAATTCAGGAGCTTAAATTTTCGATGAAAAAAGGAGGCCTTACGCTTGCGCAAGTAGTGAGGGAAGAGTACGGATTCGAGATAGATTGA